A section of the Pleuronectes platessa chromosome 7, fPlePla1.1, whole genome shotgun sequence genome encodes:
- the LOC128444802 gene encoding uncharacterized protein LOC128444802, whose protein sequence is MENQPGRSQAQYDQSSATEAAQHFMSLLTRAIPEDQRQGPSTSMERPTVASEMARPFPGYFKRNGKNRSHPFRRPAKVVTTWKPLDVSFFLLDSKTDTSPSISAELELMQAGLGKRALSITSDLTHSELSSSLRTTYPKMNDLQDRWLLFKAAGGNGRRKLSAIALEAEGYTGSVIKRASGGGKQMLYIVPLQDELDLTPLPADAPEFARMPTATCKQCKTVMPLQVLALHIDHCNKTSSSETEEADVVFLEEATPNPVLGPCTDAPWSNEQHCFQQYGKGSLPA, encoded by the exons ATGGAAAACCAACCGGGCAGATCACAGGCCCAG TATGACCAGTCTTCAGCAACTGAAGCTGCTCAGCATTTCATGTCCTTGCTCACCAGAGCAATTCCTGAAGATCAAAGACAGGGTCCGAGTACGAGTATGGAGAGACCTACTGTTGCGTCTGAGATGGCCAG ACCCTTCCCTGGATATTTCAAACGCAATGGAAAAAACCGAAGTCACCCCTTCAGAAGACCAGCAAAAGTTGTGACGACGTGGAAGCCACTTGATGTATCATTTTTCTTACTTGATTCAAAAACTGACACATCCCCATCCATATCTGCCGAGCTGGAGCTCATGCAAGCAGGGCTGGGAAAGAGGGCGTTGTCTATCACATCTGACTTAACGCATTCAGAG ttatccAGTTCACTAAGGACAACATATCCGAAGATGAATGATCTTCAAGACAGATGGCTTCTTTTCAAAGCAGCAG GCGGAAATGGAAGGAGAAAACTGTCTGCAATCGCATTAGAGGCAGAGGGATACACTGGTTCTGTCATCAAAAGAGCCTCAGGTGGAGGAAAACAGATGTTATATATAGTGCCCCTCCAAGATGAGCTAGATTTAACACCACTACCAGCAGATGCACCGGAATTTGCTCGTATGCCAACAGCAACATGCAAACAATGCAAGACAGTGATGCCATTGCAGGTGTTGGCTCTGCACATTGACCACTGCAACAAGACATCAAGCTCGGAAACTGAG GAGGCAGATGTGGTGTTCCTGGAAGAAGCAACTCCTAACCCAGTCCTAGGACCTTGTACAGACGCACCATGGTCCAATGAGCAACATTGCTTTCAGCAG tATGGGAAAGGATCTTTGCCAGCTTGA
- the LOC128443848 gene encoding uncharacterized protein LOC128443848 — MRRMENQPGRSQAQEPMRWQLLQRVRDRLTSVINRQPIDFEYLYFVCSQELQFVRAGAAYIDLPECVVGSLQQLSEVVSTYLSQSIVPPLLDDVAVVEWTGSVGRPRLNIESQTLLNLLSTGLPLTSLTDLHGISRSTLYRRMQEHNLSVRKCYSDISDDVLDQKVRSIKARMPHAGYRLVKGSLQAMGHRISWRRVKMSLQRVDGAGIIARMVQLSCIARRTYSVPAPLSLVHIDTNHKLIRYNIVIFGAIDGFSRKIFYLDTAGNNRAETAFGFFMDGVRKNGWPSRVRADQGVENVDIARCMFTVRGTARGSFIAGKSVHNQRVERLWRDVWSVTCQYYDVLHSLEEEGFIDLSIAVHLFCVGYVFIPRLRSDLQHFTESWNCHPLSTEGNLTPNQLWMIGMLQAPVPEPDLVEIQQAEEQPSQEQQSDNTEHGVIVPDIQCPLSAERLAALQHLVNPTTESSSFGRDIYLQALGTAFGL; from the exons ATGCGCAG AATGGAAAACCAACCGGGCAGATCACAGGCCCAG GAACCCATGCGATGGCAGCTCCTGCAGAGAGTCAGGGATAGACTTACTTCTGTCATCAACAGGCAACCCATTGACTTTGAATACCTGTACTTTGTTTGCTCTCAGGAGTTGCAGTTTGTTCGAGCTGGGGCAGCCTATATTGACCTTCCTGAGTGTGTTGTAGGCAGTCTACAACAGCTGTCCGAAGTTGTCAGCACTTATCTCTCACAGAGTATTGTCCCTCCACTATTGGATGATGTAGCTGTGGTTGAATGGACTGGGAGTGTGGGGCGACCCCGGCTAAACATAGAAAGTCAAACCCTCCTGAATCTACTCAGTACTGGGTTACCACTGACTTCTTTGACTGACCTCCATGGCATTTCAAGGTCAACTCTGTATAGACGGATGCAAGAGCATAACCTCTCTGTCAGAAAATGCTATTCTGACATATCAGATGATGTGCTAGATCAGAAGGTTAGGTCTATAAAGGCAAGAATGCCCCATGCTGGCTACAGGCTAGTGAAAGGATCTCTACAAGCAATGGGGCATCGGATTTCGTGGAGAAGAGTAAAGATGTCATTGCAGCGTGTGGATGGTGCAGGAATAATTGCCAGGATGGTCCAGCTGTCTTGCATTGCAAGACGGACATACTCTGTTCCCGCTCCCTTGTCTCTTGTCCACATCGACACAAACCACAAGTTAATAAG GTACAACATTGTGATTTTTGGAGCAATTGATGGCTTTTCAAGGAag ATCTTTTACCTGGACACAGCTGGGAataacagagcagagacggcTTTTGGATTCTTCATGGATGGAGTTCGGAAAAATGGATGGCCATCAAG aGTACGAGCCGATCAAGGGGTTGAAAATGTAGACATCGCTAGATGCATGTTTACTGTGCGAGGAACAGCCCGTGGCAGCTTTATTGCTGGAAAAAGCGTCCATAACCAGAG AGTGGAACGCCTATGGAGAGATGTTTGGAGTGTAACGTGTCAGTACTACGACGTGCTCCACAGTTTGGAGGAAGAGGGCTTCATTGACCTGTCCATTGCTGTCCACCTCTTCTGTGTGGGCTATGTCTTCATACCACGACTACGATCAGATTTGCAGCATTTTACGGAGAGCTGGAATTGTCACCCCTTAAGCACAGAGGGAAATCTGACACCGAATCAGCTATGGATGATCGGGATGCTGCAAGCACCTGTGCCAGAGCCAGACCTGGTAGAG ATCCAGCAAGCTGAGGAGCAACCCTCTCAGGAACAGCAAAGTGACAACACTGAGCATGGAGTTATTGTACCAGACATCCAATGTCCCCTGTCAGCTGAAAGACTTGCTGCACTACAGCACCTAGTGAACCCCACCACCGAGTCCTCATCCTTTGGTCGGGACATCTACTTGCAGGCTCTTGGAACAGCTTTCGGACTCTAA
- the LOC128444801 gene encoding uncharacterized protein LOC128444801 produces MVERGLKLWKRRKNGGPVNPLKVSFLGEPGVDTGALKKEFLSTMVAGIEKRLFEGESEKGKVPKYSLNDLDNELFKVAGEILCVSIAQGGPAPRFMQEWCYHYLVTGNLKTDGVHDMELSPLIKTIEDASDLSLYIEEILDCGYTGQINIDHKESILRAIVLHVTTKRTPMLQQMREGLEVYNLIKVMRIKPNEFRNLFVVGADDKVDSHYVLSHLAPEMSPDGSTKHVKESKILEYFQDFLLEIEGM; encoded by the exons ATGGTTGAAAGAGGTCTTAAACTCTGGAAGCGTCGAAAGAATGGCGGTCCAGTGAACCCTTTGAAAGTCTCCTTCCTGGGAGAACCAGGGGTTGACACTGGAGCACTAAAAAAAGAGTTCCTGTCCA CAATGGTTGCTGGGATCGAGAAGCGACTATTTGAAGGCGAAAGTGAGAAGGGCAAAGTACCAAAGTATTCCCTCAACGATTTGGACAATGAACTGTTCAA AGTTGCGGGTGAAATACTTTGTGTGAGCATTGCCCAAGGAGGACCAGCACCACGGTTTATGCAGGAGTGGTGTTACCACTACCTCGTCACTGGGAACCTTAAAACTGATGGTGTGCATGACATGGAGTTGTCACCACTTATCAAAACG ATTGAAGATGCATCTGACCTGTCCCTCTACATTGAAGAAATCCTGGATTGTGGCTACACTGGTCAAATCAACATTGACCATAAGGAAAGCATATTAAg gGCTATTGTACTGCATGTGACCACAAAACGCACACCAATGCTGCAACAGATGCGTGAAGGCCTTGAAGTGTACAACCTGATCAAGGTCATGCGGATAAAGCCGAATGAGTTTCGCAATCTCTTTGTCGTAGGGGCTGATGACAAG GTGGACTCGCATTATGTTTTATCACACCTGGCCCCAGAAATGAGCCCAGATGGTTCGACTAAACACGTGAAGGAGTCCAAAATCTTGGAATACTTCCAAGATTTCCTACTTGAAATTGAGGGTATGTAA